A single region of the Silene latifolia isolate original U9 population chromosome 8, ASM4854445v1, whole genome shotgun sequence genome encodes:
- the LOC141597395 gene encoding ribosome biogenesis regulatory protein homolog, whose translation MAEMEIEREIQIDGGNLLAYNPNHHFKSIPSNREELVKSCLQIGTEAAQRIVDFLFNLPANEDVDGPIISLPAPTTRLPRQKHLPRPKPKTKWELFAESKGIKNRKKDKIAYDEKSGTWKRTYGYDRANDENDDPIIEAKPSDVPGEDPFAKRKKGRKERADKHEKNRLNNLKEAAKVGALPSHVQLAARALPITGSQTAQQKLGKRELEQVAGHAATSTASIGKFDKKLDGEKKPKADGKHRKFLPVVQGRGMSSDEKVQTDAILNKLLSKHSNGVLNIDKAVRKINVQKEKSQSSKKGKMSTDSGKLKTKPKSFKKSGGKAPSQKTSSSKGTFHKGSHKSKSSKSK comes from the exons atgGCCGAGATGGAAATTGAGAGAGAAATTCAAATTGATGGGGGTAATCTTTTGGCTTACAACCCTAATCATCATTTCAAATCTATTCCATCTAATAG GGAAGAGCTGGTAAAGTCATGCTTGCAAATTGGAACTGAAGCTGCACAAAGAATTGTTGATTTCCTTTTCAACTTGCCTGCAAATGAAGATGTGGACGGACCCATTATATCATTGCCGGCACCAACCACCAGACTTCCTAGACAGAAGCAT CTGCCGAGGCCAAAGCCAAAAACAAAGTGGGAACTATTTGCTGAGAGCAAGG GCATAAAAAACCGTAAGAAAGACAAGATTGCATATGATGAGAAGAGTGGCACATGGAAGCGCACTTACGGGTATGATCGTGCTAATGATGAAAACGATGATCCAATTATTGAAGCCAAGCCTAGTGATG TGCCTGGTGAGGATCCTTTTGCAAAGAGAAAAAAGGGTAGGAAAGAAAGAGCAGATAAACACGAGAAGAATCGCCTGAATAATCTCAAGGAAGCTGCTAAAGTCGGAGCCCTGCCAAG CCACGTCCAACTAGCTGCCCGAGCACTACCCATTACCGGTAGTCAGACTGCTCAGCAAAAACTTGGTAAACGTGAGCTAGAGCAAGTTGCTGGTCATGCAGCAACATCTACAGCAAGTATTGGAAAGTTTGACAAAAAGTTAGATGGAGAGAAGAAACCAAAGGCCGATGGGAAACATCGAAAG TTCCTGCCGGTTGTCCAAGGAAGAGGAATGAGTTCAGACGAGAAAGTGCAAACTGATGCGATTTTGAACAAACTCCTCTCCAAGCATTCCAATGGTGTGCTTAATATTGACAAG GCTGTGAGAAAGATTAATGTGCAAAAAGAGAAGAGCCAAAGCAGCAAAAAGGGCAAGATGTCAACGGACTCTGGCAAGCTAAAAACAAAACCAAAGTCTTTTAAGAAATCAGGAGGTAAAGCACCGTCCCAGAAGACATCATCGAGCAAAGGAACATTCCACAAAGGATCACATAAGTCGAAATCATCCAAGTCCAAGTGA
- the LOC141597391 gene encoding uncharacterized protein At2g34160, translating into MAAAVEQITEGVTNLNIVDQGKKNRIQVSHTKKPLFFYVNLAKRYMQQHNEVELSALGMAIATVVTIAEILKNNGLAVEKKITTSTVDIKDDSRGRPVQKAKIEIMLGKTENFDKLMAAAAAEEGDMGDHEEQN; encoded by the exons ATGGCTGCCGCAGTCGAACAAATTACCGAAGGAGTTACCAATTTGAACATCGTTGATCAAGGAAAGAAGAATCGAATTCAAGTTTCTCATACTAAGAAGCCTCTCTTCTTCTACGTTAATCTCGCTAAG AGGTATATGCAACAACATAACGAGGTTGAGCTTTCTGCACTTGGAATGg CAATTGCCACAGTGGTGACTATCGCGGAAATTCTTAAAAACAATGGGCTGGCTGTTGAGAAGA AAATCACGACATCAACTGTTGATATCAAGGATGATTCAAGAGGGCGACCGGTGCAGAAGGCCAAG ATCGAGATAATGCTGGGCAAGACAGAAAACTTTGACAAATTGATGGCAGCTGCTGCAGCAGAAGAGGGAGATATGGGAGATCATGAAGAACAGAACTAA
- the LOC141597396 gene encoding 13 kDa ribonucleoprotein-associated protein-like produces MTGEAVNPKAYPLADSQLTITIMDLVQQASHFKQLKKGANEATKTLNRGIAEFVVMAADTEPLEILLHLPLLAEDKNVPYVFVPSKEQLGRACGVSRPVISCSVTSNEGSQLKSQIQQLKDAIEKLLI; encoded by the exons ATG ACTGGAGAAGCAGTAAACCCGAAAGCATACCCTTTAGCAGATTCTCAATTGACAATAACAATCATGGATCTTGTTCAACAAGCTTCCCATTTCAAGCAACTCAAAAAGGGTGCTAATGAAG CTACTAAGACTTTGAACAGAGGTATTGCTGAGTTTGTGGTCATGGCGGCTGATACTGAGCCTTTGGAGATTCTTCTTCACCTTCCCTTGCTTGCCGAGGATAAG AATGTTCCGTACGTATTTGTTCCCTCAAAAGAACAGCTCGGCCGAGCATGTGGTGTTTCCAGGCCCGTGATTTCTTGTTCAGTGACATCTAACGAAGGAAGCCAGTTGAAATCTCAAATTCAACAACTCAAG GATGCAATTGAGAAACTCTTGATCTAA